A genome region from Macaca nemestrina isolate mMacNem1 chromosome 15, mMacNem.hap1, whole genome shotgun sequence includes the following:
- the LOC105496358 gene encoding uncharacterized protein — translation MQRPGRDARRWRVLRACLAKPSYLGGLPGEGSQAGPPHTGGGSGFSARPLLRGAGAGPPADWPQALMDSRHVPPPGSAGLAPGRSWDGQTHVCLFRLCCQGGLQWSFRSESSPQPLAGALSPRPRCPAA, via the coding sequence ATGCAGCGACCAGGACGGGACGCGAGGAGGTGGCGCGTCCTCCGGGCATGCCTGGCCAAACCCAGTTACCTGGGCGGGCTTCCCGGCGAAGGGAGCCAGGCCGGGCCGCCTCACACCGGCGGTGGCAGCGGGTTCTCCGCGCGCCCTCTCCTGagaggggcgggggcggggccgccTGCGGATTGGCCGCAGGCACTGATGGACAGCCGACATGTCCCGCCCCCCGGCAGCGCGGGGCTGGCACCTGGCCGCTCTTGGGACGGCCAGACCCACGTCTGTCTGTTCCGCCTCTGCTGCCAGGGTGGCCTTCAGTGGTCCTTTCGTTCGGAGAGTTCCCCCCAGCCCCTTGCAGGGGCGTTAAGTCCGCGGCCGCGCTGCCCAGCGGCCTGA